Part of the Paenibacillus sp. FSL R7-0273 genome is shown below.
GTTGCCGGTGTCCTGTTCGATCTGGACATTAATTTCCCGTATGCAGCAGCTGCGTTTGTGCTGGTTCTCTGCTTCCTGCTGTCCCTGAGCTCGGCTAAACGGATGGCGCGGCGGAGTGTGCAGGCTAAGTAAGCTTTTGGCGTGCAATGTGGTGATGCAGTATCCCGTTAACTTTGGCGCAGCGTCAATCTGTGATACTATTTTAGATAGGAAAAGATGATCTCAGCACGTGTGCGGAAAGAGGGATACTATTGGCAGCAGAGAATACGAATGCCGGCAATCTGCAGGATGATGCAGCACTCCGGCAGGAACAGGAACTGATCCTCGCGGCAATCGCGAAGGAGCTTAGCATCAGCCTGAAGCAGGTACGGACTACTGTAGGACTTCTGGATGAAGGGAACACCATTCCGTTTATCGCGCGCTACCGTAAGGAAATGACGGGCGAGCTGGATGAAAATGTGCTGCGCGATGTTGAAGAACGGCTGGGCTATCTGCGTAATCTGGGTGACCGCAAGAAGGATGTCATCCGCAGCATCGAGGAGCAGGGCAAGCTGACTCCTGAGCTGCAGGCGCAGATTATGAAGGCGGTCAAGCTGCAGGAAGTTGAAGATTTGTACCGTCCTTATAAGCAGAAGCGCAAGACAAGAGCAAGCGTAGCCAAGGAAAGAGGGCTGGAGCCGCTGGCGGACTGGGTTATGGAGCAGCGCCGCCAGGGCCAGCCGCTTGATGAGGCTGCCAAGTATATAGATGCGGACAAGGGTGTAGACAGTGCAGAATCCGCGCTGCAGGGCGCCATGGATATTATCGCCGAGAACATTGCCGATGATCCGGTGATCCGGGCCTGGGTCCGCCAGTATACAGCAAGCCAGGGTATTCTGGTCTCGGAAGCGAAGGATGCGGAGCAGGAAAGTGTCTACGAGAACTACTACAGCTACCGTGAGCCGGTACATAAAATGCCGCCGCACCGCATTCTCGCTATTAACCGCGGAGAGCGGGAGAGTGTGCTGAAGGTCGGGATCGAGATCGTTCCCGACAAGATTCATGCCTTTATTACGCGCAAGCTGATCAAGGGGCCGTCCCCGGTCAAGGAGCTGCTGGAGACTGTGACCGAGGATGCCTACAAGCGGCTGATCGCTCCTTCCGTGGAGCGTGAGGTGCGCGGGGAAATGACGGAGAAGGGCGAGACGCAGGCGATCTCGATTTTCTCGGGCAACCTGCGCAGCCTGCTGCTGCAGCCGCCGGTCCGGGGCTTGAGCGTGCTCGGCGTTGACCCGGCGTACCGCACCGGCTGCAAGCTTGCCGTTGTCGATGACACCGGTAAGCTGCTGGAGGTGGCGGTGACCTATCCGACGCCGCCGAACAACAAAAAGAAGGAGGCGGCGGCGAAGTTCAAGGAGCTGATTGCCAAATACGGCATCAAGCTGATTGTGATCGGCAACGGCACCGGCTCGCGGGAGACGGAGCAGTTCACGGCCGAGGTGATTGCCGAGGTCGGTGATCCGGAGCTGGCGTACCTGATCGTGAACGAGGCAGGAGCCAGCGTCTATTCCGCCTCCAAGCTGGCGGCGGAGGAGTTCCCTGATCTGGATGTGGCCGAGCGCAGCGCCGCATCGATTGCCCGCCGCGTGCAGGACCCGCTCGCGGAGCTCGTCAAGATCGACCCGAAGGCGATCGGGGTCGGGCAGTACCAGCACGATGTCTCGCAGAAGCATCTGGAGGAGAGCCTTAAGGCCGTCGTGGAATCGGCCGTTAACCATGTCGGCGTTGATGTGAACACGGCCTCGCCGTCGCTGCTCTCTTATGTGGCGGGCGTCAACTCGACCATCGCCAAGAATATCGTGAAGTTCCGCGAGGAGAACGGCAAGTTCACCACGCGCAAGCAGCTGCAGAAGGTGCCGCGCCTTGGCGCGAAGTCCTTCGAGCAGTGCATCGGATTCCTGCGTATTCCCGAAGGGGACAATACGCTGGACCGTACGCCGATCCACCCGGAATCGTATCCGGTGGTGGGCCGCCTGTTCCGCGAGCTCGGGCTGGACGTAGCGAAGCTCGGCAGCCGCGAGGTCGCGGCTGAGCTCGAAGCGCAGGATGCCGCCGAGCTCGCCGTGAAGCTGGATGTCGGCGTGCCCACGCTGCGCGACATCCTGGAGAGCCTGCAGCGTCCGGGCCGCGACCCGCGCGAGGAGCTGCCGCTGCCGATCTTCCGCACGGATGTGCTGAAGATCGAGGACCTGGTTCCCGGCATGGAAATGCAGGGAACGGTCCGCAACGTCATCGACTTCGGCGCCTTCGTCGATATCGGCATCAAAAACGACGGGCTGGTCCACATCTCCCAGCTCAGCGGCAGCTTCGTCAAGCACCCGATGGACGTCGTGTCCGTTGGCGACAACGTGACCGTCTGGGTGCTCGGCGTCGACCTGAAGAAGGGCCGCGTCAGCCTGACTATGCGCCAGCCGCGTGAAACTGCGGGCAGTGTGAAGTAGAGGCTGCGGGCGGCTTAAGTGGAAGGCTACAGTAGGAAGTGTGATACGTGCTCATAATGTGCGCTTTGAAAACTAACTGAGAAGATGTCCCCGCGCCGGTAACGGCAGCGGGGACATCTTTTTGTTACAACTGGATTTCTGCTGCCACTACATACTATCGCCTATAAAACACTGCCGACGCACATTCCTCTAACGGACCGAGGCGACGTTATTTTCACGCTTCAAAGCTGTCACCTGGGTTTGCGGACTCCAGTGACGTTATCCGTGACCAAAACGTGAAAAAGATGGCACAATCGCTTGAATAAGAGCAACTGAGTCCGCTAGCGGGAATAACTGAAGTAAAACAGGCAAATAACGCTTCCTGGGTCCGTTAGCGTTATGCAGCTGATATACCGGACTGAAATCCATGTCTAAATTTCTTCTGGCTGCGGCCGGAGGGATAACCGGCAGTTTTCTGGTAAGCCCGGTAAATTACAGTTGGTCAACTGCACAATGCATTTCGTCCGTTCATCAATATTTTTTCTCTCTGTGAGCCATTATACTGAAAGCGTGTTCAACATGAGTGCTAGGGGGAATAACGATGGAAGGATTAACAATTGGCTGGTATGGGGCATTGGCGGGACTGGCGTTAGCCATTATTCTGATACTGAGAAAGCTCAATCCCGTTTATGCTTTGTTTCTGGGGGCGATTGCCGGAGCGTTGATTGGCGGCGCGAACCTGGAGCAGACTGTAAGCGTTCTTGTAAGCGGTACACAAAGTGTGATGGGGACGGTGCTGCGCGTGCTTGCGGCCGGTGTGCTGGCTGGAGTAATGATGGAGTCGGGGGCGGCTGAGACAATTGCCCAGGCCATCGTGCGCAAGTTCGGCGGCAGCAAAGCCATTCTGGCACTGGCGCTGGCGACGATGATCATTACCGCAGTAGGTGTCTTTATTCCGGTAGCGGTGCTGATTGTAGCGCCAATCGCGCTGTCGGTAGGCAACAAAATGGGCATTTCCAAAACGGCGCTGCTGCTTGCGCTGTCCGGCGGGGGCAAGGCGGGAAACATTATTTCCCCCAATCCGAATACAATTGCCGCAGCCCGCGGCTTTGACCTCGATCTCAGCCATGTGATGCTGGCCGGCCTGATTCCGGCGGTATGCGGTCTGATTGTAACGGTAGTCGTCGCTTCCCTGCTGAAGAAAAAAGGAAATATGGTTACAGAGGACGAAGCGCAGAACGGAAGCGTAGACACTTCCAAGTATCCGCCGCTCGGCAAAGCGATTGTTGCACCGCTCGTTGCGGTTATCCTGCTGATGATTAATCCGATCGGCTCGCTGTCCGGCATTGACGCATTGGCTAACTTTAAAGTGGATGCCTTGTACATCCTGCCGATTGCCGGGATTGTCGGTATGCTGGCTATGGGCCAGAGCAAGAAAATTCTGCAATACACTTCCTCCGGACTTAATAAAATGACGGCAACGGTACTGATCCTGATCGGCGCCGGCGGTATTGCCGGTCTGATCTCGGCATCCGATCTGTCCACCCAGGTGGTACAGCTGATTCAGACGGCCGGCATTTCCGGTACCTTCCTGGCACCGATCTCCGGTATTCTGATGGCGGCAGCTACGGCTTCTACCTCAACAGGTGTTATTCTGGCAACCGGCTCCTTCGGGCAGGCCATTCTGGATATGGGTACTGCACCGCTGGCAGCAGCTGTCATGGTGCACACAGGTGCAACGGTTATTGACTCGCTTCCACAGGGGAACTACTTCCACGTAACGGCGGACAGTATGAAAATGAGCATCAAGCAGCGTATGGGCGTTGTGCCTTACGAGGCAATTGTCGGCGGAACGATGGCGGTTGTGGCTACGGTTATCTACGGATTTTTGTTATAAACTAAACATGGGGTGAGGAAATGAGAGAGAAAACCTTTGTACTGGCACCGGATTCGTTTAAGGAGAGCATGAGCGCAAAAGAGGTCTGTGTCGCAATGGAAAAAGGGCTGCGGAAGGTGTATCCCGGAGCTGAATATATACATGTCCCAATGGCCGACGGCGGGGAGGGCACCGTTCAGTCCCTGGTAGATGCCTCGGGCGGACAGATGTATACAAAAGAAGTTACAGGTCCGCTGGGCCAGCCGGTGACGGCGCAGTTCGGCATCATGGGCGACGGCCATACGGCAGCCATCGAAATGGCTTCGGCCAGCGGCATCCAGCTGGTGAATAAGGCAGACCGCAATCCGCTGATTACCACAACGTATGGCACCGGCGAGCTGATCCGGGAATGTCTGGACCGCGGCATCCGCAGCATTATCATCGGCATCGGTGGCAGTGCAACGAATGACGGGGGCACCGGAATGGCTGAGGCGCTTGGCGCCAAATTTCTGGATGCGGATGGCTTGATGCTGCCGCGCGGCGGCGGCAGTCTGGACCGTCTGGCCAGCATCGATGTGTCGGGCCTGGATGAACGGCTGCAGCAGGTGCAGCTGATCGTGGCCTGCGATGTGACCAACCCGCTATGCGGCGAACGGGGCGCCTCTGTTGTATTCGGGCCGCAAAAGGGGGCAACGCCTGAGCTGGTTCAGCAGCTCGATGCCAATCTGGCCCATTATGCAGAGGTGGTCAAGCAGCAGCTTGGCAAGGACGTCCGCGACCTGCCTGGGGCCGGAGCCGCCGGAGGGCTTGGCGCGGGGCTGATGATTTTCACCCGGGCAACGCTGCAGCGGGGCATCGAGATTGTGATTGAATATACCGGCCTGAAGGAGAAAATGGCAGGTGCCGATCTGGTATTCACCGGCGAAGGCGGCATCGACTTCCAGACCAAATTCGGCAAAACCCCTTATGGCGTAGCCGCCACCGCTAAAGCCGGCGGTAAAAAAGTCATCGCCCTGGCCGGCTACATCGGCGAAGGCATTGATACGCTGTACGCCGAGGGCATCGACGCGATCTTCGGCATCGTTCCCGGCGCTTCGGAGCTGGATAAGCTGCTGAAGGACGGTCCGGCCAATGTCGAGCGTACCTGTGAGAATATCGCCAGAGTGCTGAAGTTGGCCGAATAAAACGGGGCAGAGCATATCAGAGTATAGAAACAAACCAAACAGAGGCCATCTCCTGAGCATGCAATTGTGCTGGAGAGGCCTTTTTTTGGCTTGTGCTACGGAATCATTTACAGACTGGAGGAGCAGCTTCGCCGAGGGTTGGTTAAATATTATTAGCTGGAGTATTACTTATACAAGGCGAGCAAGCCATAAGTAAGCTCAAGCAGCTGGAGCAGGTTGCGCGGGTCTTTGCCGGTCAGGCTCTCGATCCGCTTCAGCCGGTATTGCAGAGTGTTGCGATGGATGTTTAGCGCCTCGGAGGTCTGGGAGACACTGCAGTTATGGTTAATGAAGCTGCGCAGCGTCTCCAGCAGATCGGCGGTATCCTCCAGCTTTGCCACGGTGCCGGCACTTGCGGTGAGATTGGCATGGCTCAGCTTTACCAGAAATTCATGCTCGGCATAATGAATGATCTGCAGGTCAGGCTTAAGGGCCAGCAGGATGCCCATAGCCGATTTGGCCTGGCGGTAGCTCTCAGCGATATTGGCTGCCTGTTTACCCGCTGCGGCTAAGGCCCGGGGCTGTCCTTCCAGCAGCTGGCGGATGAGCGGAGCGCAGTCCTCCTGATTCTGCACCAGGATCAGCCAGCTATCCTCCTCGATTAGAAAGGAGGGGTAGCCGAGCAGAAGCTTGGATTGTAGCTCTTCCGGGACGAAGCCCCTGAGCAGTACAACCGTTGTTCTCAGCAGCAGATCCAGCTGATAGGCTGCAGCCTCCTTACGCAGCTTCTGGGTGTAGGCTCCCTGGTGGGACAGCAGCAGCTCCAGAAAGGCTTTTTTACGGCTGGCCTCATTGGCGAGATCCTCAAGTGAGTTTCTTTGCTCGATCAGGAGGGAGACGGTGGTCCGGACGATGTTGCAAAACGGACGGACCTCATCCGGATTGCCGGATATGCCGATTACACCGACACGGCTGCCGGCGATGACAATCGGCTCGTTGGTCCCTTTTTTCTCAAAACGGCCATCCTGCCAGACCTCGACCATTGTTCCCGTGGCAAGCGCTTTGACTGCTCCCTGATGAACGGTTCCGACCCGTTCCGGCGTTCCGCTGCCGATAATAATTCCCTCATGGTCCATGATGTTGATGTTATAGGGGATATCCATCATCATTTTGTCTACAATTTCCTGCGCCTGCTTCTCTGAGAGCTGCAACAACCGGTTTATCCTCCTCTGCCAGGCCGGACAAGAAGCCCTTGCGCGGCATACTGGTATACTTTATGCACTTGAACAAAATTATAACGGTTTCATCACTTTGAATAAAGCTGATCCAGCAACAAAAGCTGCTGCCGGACCGTCTAATCTATATCGCAATCCAATCAGGAGGGATTATATGCATACTGTAAAAAAGACGGGTAAGCTTGCCCTGGCTACGGCCGCGTTCGTACTTCTTGCTGCCTGCAGCAATACACCTGCAGCGGAGCCGGAGGCCACAGCAACGCCGGTACAGACAGAACAGCCCGCTGCGGAGACGCCGGCACCAAGCCAGTCACCGGAGCCATCTGCTTCTGTATCTCCATCCGAAGGACCGGAGGAAGGGACACCGCCGACTGCACTCGAAGCTGCCTCTACAGTAATGAGAGCTTTGGAGAACGGCAATATGGACACCCTGTCCGCCTGGGTATCGAGAGATCAGGGGGTACGCTTTTCACCGTATGGCTATGTGGACACTGAGCACGACCTTGTATTCACCCATGAAGAGATCAGCGGTTTGATGAAGGACTCCGAACAACGCACATGGGGAAGCTTCCAGGGAAGCGGAGAGCCGATAAAGCTGACTTTTGCCGAATATTTCAAACGGTTTGTGTATGATGCAGATTTCGTTAATGACGCCAGGATTTCGCTTAACCAGGCGGAGAATAAGGGGACAATGATCAATAACATCAACGAGGTATACCCCGCCGGCAAATATGACTATGTAGATTACCACATCAGCAGCAT
Proteins encoded:
- a CDS encoding Tex family protein, giving the protein MQDDAALRQEQELILAAIAKELSISLKQVRTTVGLLDEGNTIPFIARYRKEMTGELDENVLRDVEERLGYLRNLGDRKKDVIRSIEEQGKLTPELQAQIMKAVKLQEVEDLYRPYKQKRKTRASVAKERGLEPLADWVMEQRRQGQPLDEAAKYIDADKGVDSAESALQGAMDIIAENIADDPVIRAWVRQYTASQGILVSEAKDAEQESVYENYYSYREPVHKMPPHRILAINRGERESVLKVGIEIVPDKIHAFITRKLIKGPSPVKELLETVTEDAYKRLIAPSVEREVRGEMTEKGETQAISIFSGNLRSLLLQPPVRGLSVLGVDPAYRTGCKLAVVDDTGKLLEVAVTYPTPPNNKKKEAAAKFKELIAKYGIKLIVIGNGTGSRETEQFTAEVIAEVGDPELAYLIVNEAGASVYSASKLAAEEFPDLDVAERSAASIARRVQDPLAELVKIDPKAIGVGQYQHDVSQKHLEESLKAVVESAVNHVGVDVNTASPSLLSYVAGVNSTIAKNIVKFREENGKFTTRKQLQKVPRLGAKSFEQCIGFLRIPEGDNTLDRTPIHPESYPVVGRLFRELGLDVAKLGSREVAAELEAQDAAELAVKLDVGVPTLRDILESLQRPGRDPREELPLPIFRTDVLKIEDLVPGMEMQGTVRNVIDFGAFVDIGIKNDGLVHISQLSGSFVKHPMDVVSVGDNVTVWVLGVDLKKGRVSLTMRQPRETAGSVK
- a CDS encoding GntP family permease gives rise to the protein MEGLTIGWYGALAGLALAIILILRKLNPVYALFLGAIAGALIGGANLEQTVSVLVSGTQSVMGTVLRVLAAGVLAGVMMESGAAETIAQAIVRKFGGSKAILALALATMIITAVGVFIPVAVLIVAPIALSVGNKMGISKTALLLALSGGGKAGNIISPNPNTIAAARGFDLDLSHVMLAGLIPAVCGLIVTVVVASLLKKKGNMVTEDEAQNGSVDTSKYPPLGKAIVAPLVAVILLMINPIGSLSGIDALANFKVDALYILPIAGIVGMLAMGQSKKILQYTSSGLNKMTATVLILIGAGGIAGLISASDLSTQVVQLIQTAGISGTFLAPISGILMAAATASTSTGVILATGSFGQAILDMGTAPLAAAVMVHTGATVIDSLPQGNYFHVTADSMKMSIKQRMGVVPYEAIVGGTMAVVATVIYGFLL
- a CDS encoding glycerate kinase, which produces MREKTFVLAPDSFKESMSAKEVCVAMEKGLRKVYPGAEYIHVPMADGGEGTVQSLVDASGGQMYTKEVTGPLGQPVTAQFGIMGDGHTAAIEMASASGIQLVNKADRNPLITTTYGTGELIRECLDRGIRSIIIGIGGSATNDGGTGMAEALGAKFLDADGLMLPRGGGSLDRLASIDVSGLDERLQQVQLIVACDVTNPLCGERGASVVFGPQKGATPELVQQLDANLAHYAEVVKQQLGKDVRDLPGAGAAGGLGAGLMIFTRATLQRGIEIVIEYTGLKEKMAGADLVFTGEGGIDFQTKFGKTPYGVAATAKAGGKKVIALAGYIGEGIDTLYAEGIDAIFGIVPGASELDKLLKDGPANVERTCENIARVLKLAE
- a CDS encoding CdaR family transcriptional regulator, which codes for MLQLSEKQAQEIVDKMMMDIPYNINIMDHEGIIIGSGTPERVGTVHQGAVKALATGTMVEVWQDGRFEKKGTNEPIVIAGSRVGVIGISGNPDEVRPFCNIVRTTVSLLIEQRNSLEDLANEASRKKAFLELLLSHQGAYTQKLRKEAAAYQLDLLLRTTVVLLRGFVPEELQSKLLLGYPSFLIEEDSWLILVQNQEDCAPLIRQLLEGQPRALAAAGKQAANIAESYRQAKSAMGILLALKPDLQIIHYAEHEFLVKLSHANLTASAGTVAKLEDTADLLETLRSFINHNCSVSQTSEALNIHRNTLQYRLKRIESLTGKDPRNLLQLLELTYGLLALYK